In Micromonospora purpureochromogenes, a single window of DNA contains:
- a CDS encoding helix-turn-helix domain-containing protein: protein MTEDVGSTVPRRQLGRLLRQFRTEAGVTLDAAAEALEYSRQKIWRIESGLGPVRVLDVKAMCELYHVSPEMTEAMRGLAAETKSKGWWHAYGDAVPSWFELYVGLEAAAAHLRRYDESLIPGLLQTRQYALGLYYPSSRLSTEERERAVEVRMQRQVLLTRRLPKPPRLEAVLSEAVLRRPVGESGVMTGQLNHLLQISELPNVSVRVVPLAAGPHPGAVAGSFVILDFPATKGGRAAPEPSVVYSESLTGALYLDKPDELAAYQNTWKGVDGLALGEAESMDMIKRIVGETRHD, encoded by the coding sequence GTGACAGAGGATGTCGGATCGACCGTGCCCCGGCGGCAGCTCGGGCGGCTGCTGCGCCAGTTCCGCACCGAGGCCGGGGTGACCCTGGACGCCGCCGCCGAAGCGCTTGAGTACAGCCGGCAGAAGATCTGGCGCATCGAGAGCGGCCTGGGGCCGGTGCGGGTGCTCGACGTCAAGGCGATGTGCGAGCTGTACCACGTGTCGCCGGAGATGACCGAGGCGATGCGGGGGCTGGCGGCGGAGACGAAGTCGAAGGGGTGGTGGCACGCGTACGGGGACGCGGTGCCGAGCTGGTTCGAGCTGTACGTCGGGCTGGAAGCCGCCGCCGCCCACCTGCGCCGCTACGACGAGTCGCTGATCCCAGGGCTGCTGCAGACTCGGCAGTACGCGCTCGGGCTGTACTACCCGAGCAGTCGACTTAGCACTGAGGAACGGGAACGTGCCGTTGAGGTGCGCATGCAGCGTCAGGTCCTGCTGACTCGTCGCCTTCCGAAACCCCCACGGCTGGAGGCCGTTCTCTCGGAAGCGGTGCTCCGTCGACCGGTTGGCGAATCGGGTGTCATGACCGGACAGCTCAATCATCTGCTCCAAATCTCCGAGCTCCCGAACGTCTCGGTGCGGGTGGTGCCACTGGCGGCGGGGCCGCACCCCGGCGCGGTAGCCGGGTCCTTCGTCATCCTCGACTTTCCTGCCACCAAAGGCGGTCGAGCGGCGCCCGAGCCGTCCGTTGTCTACAGCGAGTCGCTCACAGGAGCGCTCTACCTGGACAAGCCGGACGAGCTGGCGGCCTACCAGAACACCTGGAAAGGTGTAGATGGACTCGCGTTAGGTGAGGCAGAATCGATGGACATGATCAAGCGCATCGTCGGGGAGACGCGACATGACTGA
- a CDS encoding DUF397 domain-containing protein — protein MTDLSGARWRKSTRSGDNGGDCVEVADNLPGIVAVRDSKDRTGPVLTFTPQVWAGFITGAKRGDVAG, from the coding sequence ATGACTGACCTCAGTGGTGCCCGCTGGCGCAAGAGCACCCGCAGCGGCGACAACGGCGGCGACTGCGTCGAGGTCGCCGACAACCTCCCCGGCATCGTCGCCGTACGCGACTCCAAGGACAGAACAGGACCCGTACTCACCTTCACCCCGCAGGTGTGGGCGGGCTTTATCACGGGTGCCAAGCGCGGGGATGTCGCCGGTTGA
- a CDS encoding phospholipase D-like domain-containing protein produces the protein MIQTICAQAQGRRIEAAVAYAGHGALDLLPLSTGDLIVVNGSRNALANGATSAALLRDWFDRGVHVYVHETLHAKVFVVGRTAYVGSANLSRRAHEDHTVEAAMQTTDPGIVAEARAFVRRLADNSTPVSEEWFTWAETVRVTGRNAILWNPEPIFLPTVPFDIWVGPWEYVGFADEEEKLAEEGRRAHRVPGGRYDTVILGEDLDAVERLEEPDMAVLIGDGRSKVQVVKFLERRANKRAAMGFYRSDKQAVTLKPSELADVLGTTVQELRQGWFRADGARRQALLERFDLPSLPARSGTSSRGDRPGLRAARRAKA, from the coding sequence GTGATCCAGACCATCTGCGCGCAGGCGCAGGGCAGGCGGATCGAGGCCGCCGTCGCGTACGCCGGGCATGGCGCACTCGACCTGCTGCCCCTCTCAACGGGCGACCTCATCGTCGTCAACGGCAGCCGAAACGCGCTGGCCAACGGCGCGACGTCCGCCGCGCTGTTGCGTGACTGGTTCGACCGGGGCGTTCACGTCTACGTCCACGAGACGCTGCACGCGAAGGTTTTTGTGGTCGGGCGGACTGCATACGTAGGCTCGGCGAACCTGTCGAGGCGAGCACACGAGGACCACACGGTCGAGGCCGCGATGCAGACCACCGACCCCGGGATCGTGGCAGAAGCCCGAGCATTCGTACGACGGCTGGCCGACAACTCCACACCCGTCTCTGAGGAGTGGTTCACCTGGGCGGAGACGGTCCGCGTGACAGGTCGCAACGCCATCCTGTGGAATCCTGAGCCGATCTTCTTGCCCACCGTGCCCTTTGACATTTGGGTGGGTCCATGGGAATACGTCGGTTTCGCCGACGAGGAGGAGAAGCTGGCGGAAGAGGGTCGCCGGGCCCACCGGGTGCCTGGCGGTCGGTACGACACGGTGATTCTGGGTGAGGACCTTGACGCGGTGGAGCGTCTCGAGGAGCCCGACATGGCCGTGCTCATCGGCGATGGCCGCAGCAAGGTCCAGGTCGTGAAATTCCTGGAGCGCCGAGCCAACAAGCGGGCGGCGATGGGCTTCTACCGTTCCGACAAGCAGGCTGTCACGCTGAAGCCCAGCGAGCTGGCCGATGTTCTCGGCACCACGGTCCAAGAGTTGCGGCAGGGATGGTTCCGCGCCGACGGGGCGCGACGTCAGGCCCTCCTCGAGCGCTTCGACCTGCCGTCACTGCCGGCCCGCTCTGGGACCTCGAGCCGTGGTGACCGGCCCGGCTTGCGCGCCGCTCGTCGGGCGAAGGCATAA
- a CDS encoding type ISP restriction/modification enzyme, with protein sequence MPDPTAQAVAAFGARVAEKTGRGGDPEDQLRGPLEELLRRMGQHLGVDAVPYGEVRLNVVRARPDFAVDVAGVRVGYVELKATGHGVPSTWRRPAKRERLQWEKLKALPNVLYSDGIAWARYTYGELAGSVVHLDGDLSGGRRPLRATGPEFEALIQDFLLWQPEQPRTLAQLIRIVAGLCRLLRDEVGAILADPSRDVAHEDLSLLAADWRDLLFPDLDDAGFADAYAQTVTFALLLARIDGIVFDETPLHEIARLLGKKHSLMGRALAVLTDNDAAYELRMIDTLSRVIGCVDWSTIDNGRGDIHADLYERFLSTYDPTLRRRSGSYYTPQPVAGAVVDFVDEILRDRFDRSWGFAAHDVTVVDPAMGTGTFLVEVLRAVSATIDAKQGAGARGPRLRQFFQQRLVGFEIQAAPYAVTELRLHQAMKAQFHTELPPSEYRFLTDALEDPDTQQGRLRAAAYRVIDRSRLEANRIKREVPVMVVVGNPPHVENTRGRAPWIEERRKSPLLPGTCPDRPSLDEFRVPGGGRYESDLYGLPWCFWRWALWKAFEAHPGEPQGIVAFVTPSSFVKGKSFEGMREYLRRTCDEGWIIELSPEGNRPQQHTRLFGPDVGRQLCIAVFARYGQGDRTTPATVRTVALAGAREDKLRRLQELCLADPGWQRCRAEWRAPFLPDSDTDWDRYPGLKQLFPESSRGVTAGRTWIYSPDADTLRRRWRRFIQAGEGLRRRMLPESRDRKLDSVVRPLPGMPAPAGPLAAETGPAPPAVRVAYRSFDRQWVLPDSRLMVMPRPPLWAVRSPHQIYLTEQNSQPIDSGPGVTFTQLIPDLHHYNGRSGRVFPLYCDTSTERPNVAPGLCALLAETLGTEVAATDVMAYVAAVTAHPGYTERFRQELQHPGVRVPLTADADRWAAAVSIGRELLWLHTFGRIGLGAHPTSFRDFVDEAAPKVRAAIPDEPGALPDSISWEADSETLLVGNGRIAPVQRRVWEYGVGGMRIIRHWFNYRCAHQRHRRRSSPLDDEELNRWSSDLTDELLEILAVLGGCVALEPGQADLLDRICAGRLISVADLAAGGVLPIQGAAKLTTVDEGRIPRLF encoded by the coding sequence GTGCCGGATCCCACCGCCCAGGCAGTGGCTGCCTTCGGTGCCCGAGTCGCGGAGAAGACCGGTCGAGGCGGTGATCCCGAGGATCAGTTGCGCGGGCCTCTGGAAGAGTTGCTTCGCCGCATGGGCCAGCACCTGGGAGTCGACGCCGTTCCCTACGGCGAGGTGCGGCTCAACGTGGTTCGCGCGCGCCCCGACTTCGCCGTGGACGTCGCCGGGGTCCGCGTCGGATACGTCGAGCTGAAAGCCACCGGGCATGGGGTCCCCTCGACCTGGCGCCGGCCTGCGAAGCGTGAGCGCCTGCAGTGGGAGAAGCTCAAGGCCCTGCCTAACGTCCTCTATTCCGACGGCATTGCATGGGCGAGATACACCTACGGCGAACTGGCTGGCTCCGTCGTCCACCTGGACGGCGACCTCTCCGGCGGTCGGCGCCCGCTGCGGGCGACCGGGCCGGAGTTCGAAGCTCTCATCCAGGATTTTCTGCTGTGGCAGCCCGAACAGCCGCGAACGCTGGCCCAGCTCATCCGGATCGTCGCCGGGCTGTGTCGGCTGCTGCGCGACGAGGTTGGCGCGATCCTCGCGGACCCCTCCCGCGATGTGGCCCACGAGGATTTGTCGCTGCTCGCCGCTGACTGGCGCGACCTGCTCTTCCCCGATCTGGACGACGCCGGATTCGCGGACGCCTACGCCCAGACCGTCACCTTCGCACTGCTCCTCGCGCGCATCGACGGGATCGTCTTCGACGAGACCCCGCTGCACGAGATCGCCCGACTGCTCGGCAAGAAGCACTCCCTCATGGGGCGGGCCCTGGCGGTGCTGACCGACAACGACGCAGCCTACGAGCTTCGGATGATCGACACCTTGTCCCGGGTTATCGGTTGTGTCGACTGGAGCACCATCGACAACGGGCGCGGAGATATCCACGCCGATTTGTACGAGCGCTTTCTGTCCACCTACGACCCCACGCTGCGGCGGCGCAGCGGTTCCTACTACACCCCGCAGCCCGTGGCGGGTGCCGTCGTCGACTTCGTGGACGAGATTCTGCGAGATCGGTTCGATCGTTCGTGGGGCTTCGCCGCCCACGATGTCACTGTCGTCGATCCCGCGATGGGTACCGGGACCTTCCTCGTCGAGGTGTTACGAGCGGTCTCCGCGACGATCGACGCCAAGCAGGGTGCGGGCGCGCGGGGGCCACGTTTGCGGCAGTTCTTCCAACAGCGTCTCGTCGGCTTCGAGATCCAGGCCGCGCCCTACGCAGTCACCGAACTTCGGCTGCACCAGGCGATGAAGGCGCAGTTCCATACCGAACTTCCCCCGTCCGAGTACCGGTTCCTCACCGACGCGTTGGAAGATCCCGATACTCAGCAGGGCCGGCTGCGGGCGGCGGCATACCGGGTCATCGACCGCTCTCGCCTTGAGGCGAATCGGATCAAGCGTGAGGTGCCGGTCATGGTCGTGGTGGGCAATCCACCGCACGTGGAGAACACCCGGGGTCGGGCACCGTGGATCGAAGAGCGGCGGAAGAGTCCACTCCTTCCGGGGACCTGTCCCGATCGGCCCTCGCTCGACGAGTTCCGGGTGCCCGGCGGAGGCCGCTACGAGTCGGACCTCTACGGGCTGCCGTGGTGCTTCTGGCGCTGGGCGCTGTGGAAGGCGTTCGAGGCTCACCCGGGGGAGCCGCAGGGGATCGTGGCCTTCGTGACGCCGTCCAGCTTCGTCAAGGGCAAGTCCTTCGAGGGCATGCGGGAGTACCTTCGGCGGACCTGCGACGAGGGGTGGATCATCGAGCTGTCCCCTGAGGGAAATCGGCCGCAGCAGCACACCCGCCTCTTCGGGCCGGACGTCGGGCGGCAGCTCTGCATCGCGGTCTTCGCCCGCTACGGCCAGGGCGACCGGACAACTCCGGCGACGGTCAGGACGGTCGCCCTGGCCGGCGCGCGGGAAGACAAGCTCCGGCGGTTGCAGGAGCTGTGCCTCGCCGACCCGGGGTGGCAGCGGTGCCGCGCGGAATGGCGGGCACCGTTCCTGCCGGATTCCGACACGGACTGGGATCGCTACCCGGGACTGAAGCAGCTCTTTCCGGAGTCGTCCCGCGGCGTGACGGCAGGACGGACCTGGATCTACTCCCCGGACGCCGATACCCTCCGCCGCCGCTGGCGCAGGTTCATCCAAGCGGGGGAGGGCCTCCGCCGGCGGATGCTGCCCGAGTCCCGGGACCGCAAGCTCGACAGCGTCGTCCGTCCGCTGCCCGGGATGCCGGCACCGGCCGGGCCGCTCGCTGCGGAGACGGGCCCGGCGCCGCCAGCCGTGAGGGTCGCCTACCGCTCCTTCGACCGGCAGTGGGTGCTGCCGGACAGCCGGCTCATGGTGATGCCACGACCACCGCTGTGGGCAGTCCGGTCGCCACATCAGATCTACCTGACCGAACAGAACAGCCAGCCTATCGACAGCGGTCCGGGTGTCACGTTTACCCAGCTGATACCCGACCTGCATCACTACAACGGCCGCAGCGGGCGGGTCTTCCCGCTCTACTGCGACACCTCGACAGAGCGACCTAACGTCGCACCAGGGCTGTGCGCACTGCTGGCCGAGACGCTTGGTACCGAGGTGGCGGCCACCGATGTGATGGCCTACGTCGCCGCAGTCACCGCCCACCCCGGCTACACCGAGCGGTTTCGGCAGGAACTGCAGCACCCCGGCGTACGGGTGCCGCTGACCGCGGATGCCGACCGGTGGGCCGCGGCAGTGTCGATCGGTCGCGAGTTGTTGTGGCTGCACACCTTCGGGCGGATCGGCTTGGGCGCGCACCCGACCTCGTTCCGTGACTTCGTCGATGAGGCGGCGCCAAAGGTGCGGGCAGCGATACCGGACGAGCCGGGAGCCCTCCCCGACAGCATCTCCTGGGAAGCGGACAGCGAGACGCTGCTGGTCGGCAACGGGCGCATCGCTCCCGTCCAGCGTCGAGTCTGGGAGTACGGCGTCGGTGGGATGAGAATTATCCGGCACTGGTTCAACTACCGGTGCGCACACCAACGCCACCGACGTCGTTCCTCCCCGCTGGATGACGAGGAGCTGAACCGGTGGAGCAGCGACCTCACCGACGAGCTGCTGGAGATCCTCGCGGTGCTCGGCGGTTGCGTGGCTCTCGAACCGGGGCAGGCGGACCTACTGGATCGCATCTGCGCCGGTCGGCTGATCTC
- a CDS encoding DivIVA domain-containing protein, with protein sequence MSVRNQRSSYGALPYTPLLPWQVRERRFKLVGLGRRGLEPDHVYAFLDRVAVDMAAVYAALAASRREAASAVEALRRQQSGRADRGSEA encoded by the coding sequence ATGAGCGTCCGCAATCAACGGTCGAGCTACGGCGCTTTGCCGTACACCCCGCTGCTGCCGTGGCAGGTGCGCGAGCGCCGCTTCAAGCTGGTCGGGCTCGGACGCCGCGGCCTTGAGCCCGACCACGTGTACGCCTTCCTCGACCGGGTCGCCGTGGACATGGCCGCCGTCTACGCGGCCCTGGCCGCGAGCCGGCGGGAAGCCGCCTCCGCCGTGGAGGCGCTGCGTCGCCAGCAGAGCGGCCGCGCCGATCGGGGATCCGAGGCATGA
- a CDS encoding phospholipase D-like domain-containing protein: MTEWDELRGAAPPALLRRRPLADAEEVLVLTYTCDLSFFEDVCLREAQAVRARTTVLYDADQLTQGPRRPDYLALPVVCKAGGAFHPKLVVIASEVDAVVAIGSGNATASGWHHNAEVWTLLPGDGPTAPALFHDLADWLRRLPEAVWMEDLGQERLERVADLLTTRPADAEPGQPLLVTTAVRPIVEQLPVPDSPVTSLAVAAPFFDPGAAALGRLVDRFTADQLHLLLTRDVQCDVDSLAEVLKRAPGGTVSTPESSRYHHGKIVEWRTADRAWALTGSANCSKAALIDTMATGGNCELGLLTTVDESLIDAVPDRPVDLSQPDDLHVREPGPHAATSTALRVLGVRVGAERVEATVLAGDGLAPSWLAVADLRLDHERSDGKLHRYTAAVTPDWAVIANGLATAHVVTDAGAQIRDVVVTDVTAALSRIDRPSPLEHTSLPLVVADQAHMAALFEALTHLASVRPDRIAAPPGTSRRRQVEGRIKTAVGPALLRFALGLEAGRPASPDDDVIFDGPRHPELEPSSTGKGHLGSGPDSPPTHPETVATVLDALTERQRKQLRRDVVSLVDASEEWPLPAKLAASRLVLTLTAGGLWPDATEWSAILYWVVVQLRVADREESLDGEHSALATIGLVALRRGIDLRDEPDHQLGTRFEELRIAYQARTTWLSAAPAETVRRYAVGLGGRTLGRLFERTDFVAELRWILGRTALHDAVDRLHGAYLDEGSTIRVTLGRSTRLAVIGALDALRDFPDAHVASEDGPEVHGWWNGRRLLLVTRSGATWRAEVWSNLMTGIATYSRGTPLRPADRRWTASSPENALGT, from the coding sequence GTGACCGAGTGGGACGAACTTCGGGGCGCCGCTCCACCCGCGCTGCTGCGCCGCCGCCCGCTTGCCGACGCAGAAGAGGTTCTCGTCCTCACCTACACCTGTGACCTGTCCTTCTTCGAGGACGTCTGTCTGCGTGAGGCCCAGGCGGTCCGGGCTCGTACCACCGTGCTGTACGACGCCGATCAGCTCACCCAGGGGCCGCGCCGGCCCGACTACCTGGCCCTGCCGGTCGTCTGCAAGGCAGGCGGAGCATTTCATCCGAAGCTCGTCGTGATCGCCTCCGAGGTCGACGCGGTGGTGGCCATCGGCTCGGGCAACGCGACCGCCTCGGGCTGGCACCACAACGCGGAGGTCTGGACGTTGCTGCCTGGCGACGGTCCCACCGCACCGGCGCTCTTCCACGACCTCGCCGACTGGCTGCGCCGGCTGCCTGAGGCGGTCTGGATGGAGGACCTCGGGCAGGAACGCCTCGAACGGGTCGCCGACCTGCTCACCACCCGTCCGGCCGACGCGGAGCCGGGCCAGCCTCTGCTGGTGACGACGGCGGTACGCCCGATCGTCGAACAGCTTCCCGTCCCCGATTCACCGGTGACGTCGCTCGCGGTCGCCGCTCCCTTCTTCGACCCTGGCGCAGCGGCGCTGGGCCGTCTGGTCGACCGGTTCACCGCGGACCAGCTGCACCTCCTGCTCACCCGGGACGTGCAGTGCGACGTCGACTCCCTTGCCGAGGTGCTGAAGCGGGCTCCCGGCGGCACCGTCAGCACGCCGGAGAGCAGCCGTTACCACCACGGAAAGATCGTGGAATGGCGGACGGCGGACCGCGCTTGGGCGCTGACCGGCAGCGCCAACTGCAGCAAGGCGGCGCTGATCGACACCATGGCCACCGGCGGCAACTGTGAACTCGGGTTGCTGACCACGGTCGACGAATCGCTGATCGACGCGGTGCCGGACCGGCCGGTGGATCTCTCGCAGCCGGACGATCTGCACGTACGGGAACCTGGCCCGCATGCCGCGACAAGCACTGCCCTGCGCGTTCTCGGTGTCCGAGTGGGTGCCGAACGCGTGGAGGCGACGGTCCTCGCCGGCGACGGCCTCGCCCCCTCCTGGCTGGCGGTGGCGGATCTGCGACTCGACCATGAACGCAGTGATGGCAAGCTGCACCGCTACACCGCAGCTGTCACCCCCGATTGGGCCGTGATCGCCAATGGGTTGGCGACGGCACACGTCGTCACGGACGCGGGAGCCCAGATCCGCGACGTCGTCGTGACAGACGTGACGGCCGCGCTGTCCCGTATCGACCGGCCATCTCCGCTGGAACACACCTCGCTTCCCCTGGTCGTCGCCGACCAGGCGCACATGGCCGCGCTGTTCGAGGCGCTCACCCACCTGGCCTCGGTCCGCCCGGACCGTATCGCGGCACCTCCCGGAACCTCGCGGCGGCGGCAGGTGGAAGGGCGGATCAAGACGGCGGTCGGGCCGGCCCTGCTGCGTTTTGCCCTTGGATTGGAAGCTGGCCGGCCCGCCTCGCCCGATGACGACGTCATCTTCGACGGTCCGCGCCACCCCGAGCTCGAACCGTCCTCCACCGGAAAGGGGCATTTGGGCAGCGGGCCGGACAGCCCTCCGACCCACCCGGAGACGGTGGCCACTGTCCTGGACGCGCTCACGGAGCGCCAGCGCAAACAGCTGCGCCGCGACGTCGTCAGCCTGGTCGACGCCTCGGAGGAGTGGCCCCTACCAGCAAAGCTGGCCGCCAGCCGTCTGGTGCTGACCCTCACCGCCGGCGGACTGTGGCCGGACGCGACCGAATGGTCCGCCATCCTCTACTGGGTGGTGGTCCAGCTCCGGGTGGCTGACCGGGAGGAGAGCCTTGATGGCGAGCACAGCGCACTGGCCACCATCGGGCTCGTCGCGCTGCGCCGCGGCATCGACCTCCGCGATGAGCCGGACCACCAACTCGGCACCCGGTTCGAAGAGTTACGGATCGCGTACCAAGCACGGACGACGTGGCTCTCGGCGGCACCGGCCGAGACAGTCCGCCGGTACGCCGTCGGCCTGGGCGGGCGTACCCTCGGCCGGTTGTTCGAACGGACCGACTTCGTCGCGGAGCTGCGCTGGATCCTTGGCCGCACCGCCCTGCACGACGCCGTGGACCGGCTCCACGGCGCGTACCTCGACGAAGGCTCGACGATTCGCGTAACCCTGGGACGCAGTACCCGACTGGCAGTCATCGGCGCCTTGGACGCTCTGCGCGACTTCCCCGACGCGCACGTGGCATCCGAGGACGGGCCAGAGGTGCACGGCTGGTGGAACGGCCGACGTCTGCTGCTGGTGACGCGATCAGGTGCGACCTGGCGGGCGGAAGTCTGGTCGAACCTGATGACCGGCATCGCCACCTACTCGCGGGGCACACCCCTGCGGCCCGCGGACCGACGATGGACGGCGTCGAGCCCGGAGAACGCCCTCGGGACGTGA